The following nucleotide sequence is from Roseivirga sp. BDSF3-8.
ATTAAAACCCTACCCGAAGCATGAATCTTTCGCAACGTATTGAAGCATTTACAAGGCTGGGCGATGCCATTCGAAGTTTATCGGATGACGAAATTGACTCTCTGAGCCTCAGAGCACAGGGTAAAAATAACTGGTTTACGTTTAATAATATTAGACAAGCCCTCCTGGGATGCGTATATATGCTGGATAAGGAAAAGCTTACTCAGTGGACAAGTACTTACACGCTGGATCCTTCCCAACCAAAAAAAATCGGAGTAGTGATGGCTGGAAATATTCCACTGGTGGGCTTTCACGACTTTCTGAGCGTTCTGATCAGCGGACATCACCTGTATTCTAAACTGAGCAGCCAGGACCCTTATCTACTCCCCTACCTTGCAGATAAGCTTATTGCTATTGAACCGACTTTCAGGGACCGGATTCATTACCCTGAACTACTGAAAGAAGTAGACGCTGTTATTGCTACAGGTAGTGATAATACCTCGAGGTATTTCGAGTACTATTTTTCAAAAGTACCAAACATTATCAGAAAGAACCGGAGCTCAATAATTGTACTCACGGGCGAGGAAACAGATGATGAATTGCGGAAAATGGGAAAAGATATTTTTAGCTATTTCGGACTCGGCTGTCGTAATATCAGTAAGGTCTTTGTGCCGGAAGGTTATAAATTTAACAGGTTATATGAGAACCTGGAAGGATATGAAGAGGTACGTAACCACCACAAGTATGTCAATAATTATGATTACAATAAGAGCATTTTCCTCGTGAATATAGTGCCTCACTTCGATAATGGGTTTTTACTGATCAGAGAAAGTAAGGAGATGGTTTCTCCTATAAGCGTGCTGTTTTATGAGGAATATAAAGATCTGAATTCTTTGAACAACAGCCTAGACGCAAATGCAGATAAGATTCAGTGTATCGTGTCTTCTGAAGAAACACTAAAAGATTCGATAGCACCGGGAAAAGCTCAGGAACCCGAGCTATGGGACTATGCCGACGGTGTAGATACACTAGCCTTCCTGAGCAAGCTATAAAAGATAAATACCTTAACTAAAAAGCCCCAGTGCGAAGTTCGCAACGGGGCTTTTTTTTAAAGAGGATGGCGGGCCTAGTATGCAGGCCCTCTCCATATTTCGACCCACCCGGTCAATATCTGGCCGGAAGGCATTCTTACTTCATAATAGTATACTCCTTCAGTCTCATCACCTCCATCCCAGTCATTCTGATAGTTCTCAGACTGGTAAACCGTACGTCCCCAACGGTTAGTAATGACTACACCAGCGCCTTCAGAAGGCAGGTTCCTGATGTAGAATACCGGGTTGGATCCGTCGCCGTTAGGGGTGAAGACGTTAGGAACAAATATTGAATCATCGTAACCCAGGCTATCCTCCAGTTCATAGGTACACCCCTTGGCATCCTGAACCACAACAAGGTAGTTACCAGGATAAAGGTCTGTAAACGTCAACTGGTAATCACCATCAGGGTTTACGTTTAACGGAAGATCCAGAATAGGTGATGTCATTCTGTCCTGGAAGGTAGGCTGAGTATGGTATATACTCGCCGAGTATCCGGGAGTACCTGCCGTAGGAGGTACCTCTATACTTACGCTACCCGTGGGTTCGTCCGGCAATGAGATAGAAGTTTCTATGATCTCTGCGGTCAGCGGACTGCTAATAGTCACAAATACCGGCTCTGAGCTCACATCACAACTTCCCTGGCGCTGGGTCACATAAATTTTGTACCCGCCGGGCTCCCATGCAAACTGGTTGCTGTTTATCTCGAAGTCGTCCAGAATAATGGCATTCTTGGCGAAGGTGTATACAGGATCAAGGCCAGTCTGCTCATATACATATACTTGAAGAGGATTAGCAGCTGTACCATATTCTCCGCTAAAGTTAGTGAAGAGTACAGAGGGTCGTCCGTCAGCAGAACATACTTCTTCTGCCTCAAAGGCGACTGGTGTGGTACCACTGGTAAGCCTGATCTCTCCGTCGTCAGAGCAACTGTTAATAGCTGCGCTTCTTACGGTCCAGCGATAAAGCACACCCTTATCAAGTCCCCTAACTTCCAGCTCGTTAGACGAAGGGATGGCATAAACCTCTCCTTCGTCAGGGGTATCTGCATTATTCAGCACAAGCTCATAAGGACCGGGGGCATCTGTACGATCCGTATCTATAACTACGGCAATACCTCTTTCCTCTGAACCACTGCATTCATCTACCGTAAGTTCGATCACCTCGGCTTCTATTGCACCAGGCACATCTACATCTATGGCGAAGGGCATGCTACAGCCACTACCATCATAAACGATCAGTAAGTTATCATTACGGGATATTCCGCTAATTCTTCCATCAGCAGGAACCGGCTGAGGGTCTTCCTTATCATCAATGGTAAAGGTATAAGGGCCACCATTACCACCGGATACCGTACCGATGTTTATGACACCTACAGTTACGTTAGGATTACAATCAGCAGGGGTTTCAGTCGTGATCTCCTGGCTAAGTTCGATGGCCGGGCTTGCACTATTAATGGTCACTGAAACCTCAGCAGGGCACTGATCGGTAGCATCATCTCTCACCAAGATGGTATAAATGCCATTTGGAGGCAGGTTATTAACCACCTGATTATCTACGAAGCTGTACCACTGGGCACCGCCATCAAAGCTGTACTCTGCTGATCCGCCTGTATGATTGGCAATATTCAATCTGGCCTGACCGGTATTTTCACCATAACATGCTGCATCTACAAAACCGGAAGCCGAAGCTGTTATCCGGGTTGCATTGCGGAGAGTAACAGGTAATGAACAGATTGCTCCGTCGGAGTCCTGAACTGTATAGGTATAATTGCCTGCCGCCAGATCGGGGAACTCAAAGCGTGCCTTACCGTCACCTTCCAGGTTACCTGGCAGACTAGTGAGGTATGAAAGACTATCATTACGCAAGGTGAGTATGTATGGTGCATTGCCACCACTTACGGCAAAAGCCAGCAGACCATCGTCGTTAGTGGAACAAGTGGGCAGAATGAGCTTATCATTCTCAAGAGTCACGGTAAACAACCCACAGTCTATAGAAACGCTACCACACTCAGGGTCTCCGATGCTCCTGATAGTAACGGCCACAGGGCCTGCATTCACTTCCGTAGCTGCAGGGCAGGCTACTGAAGGATCGACATTCAAGACCACACTTACCTCATCACCATTAGCCAGAGAATTCAGCGTAATCTGGGGACCTGCTGCGGTCAGGGTTTCTACGCCATTAACAAACCAGTCAAATGTAGGATTAGCTCCGGCGTCTGAGAAAGCGGCAGTGAAGGTAATTTCCTCTCCCTGGCAGGCAATTGCTTTGTCTGCTGTCAGTGAGACAGAAGGATTTGTTACCTCAACCGCACTATTCACTGTAAAGGTAGCCTCAGCACGGCAGCCTCCTATGTTGTCATAAACGCTTACTGTGTAGTCACCCGGTACATCCAGGCCGCTCAGGTCCTCTCCGCTTGCGGTGAAACCATTGGGGCCTGTCCAATCAAAGCTAAACACACCACTACCACCGCTCACGCTGATATCTATTGCTCCGTCAGCTGTGTTACATCCTGTAATGTCGGTTACAGATTCTTCATTGATAGTGAAATCGACAGGGTCAGTAAGCTCTATCGTATAGGTATCTGAACACTCTTCAGAAAGCTCTCTGACAGTCAGGGTATATACACCTGCTGAAAGTCCGCTAATGTCTTCAGTACTTGCTGTAAAGCCATTGGGACCTGTCCAGTTATAGGTCAGGACGCTAACAGGATCGCTAGAAGCAACGGTTAGTTCAATTGCTCCATCGGCTGCACCACAAGCAGAAATCGCGGTGATAGCATCTTCTGTGATAGTGAAGTTTACAGGCTCGCTGATTGTAGCACTGTATGTAGCCGTACAGCCACTAACATTATCCGTAACTACGAGGTCGTAAGTACCATTTGCAAGGCCGGTCAGGTCTTCATCAGTAGAAGTGAACCCATCAGGGCCCGTCCAGGCAAAAGTATAATCCCCACTACCGTTTTCGACAGTGATGGCTATTTCACCATCATCAATATTACAGGCTGTTACATCACTTACAATATCCTCGGTAACTGAGATACCTGAAGGCTGAGTCAGGCTCACTGAATAACTGGCCTCACAGCCTGAGACATTATCTCTTACTGTCAATACATAATTTCCAGCAGAAAGACCGCTAATGTCTTCATCTGTAGAGCTGAAACCGTTATCTGCACTCCACTCATACGAGAAGACACCACTGCCTCCGGCTACTGTTATTTCTATGGCTCCATCTGAGGCACCACAACCACTCACCTGGGTTACAGCGTCTTCCTGGATTGTAAAATCAACTGCGTCGGATATAGTCGCACTATAGGTGTCGATACATCCGGTTATATTGTCTCTTACACTAAGATCATACGTGCCGGGAGAAAGTCCGGTGATATCTTCACTGGTAGAAGTAAATCCATTGTCAGAGGTCCACTCATAAGAGAATACTCCACTACCGCCTGCTACTGTTATTTCTATAGCTCCATCGGCTGCACCACAAGCAGATACCTGAGTTTTGGCATCTTCCTGAATGGTGAAATCTATAGGATCTGTCAGTGTCGTACTGTAGGTTACAGAGCAACCAGTCACATTATCTCTTACGGTGAGGTCATAGGTACCCGACTGAAGCCCGCTAATGTCTTCATCAGAAGATGTGAAACCATTGTCAGAGACCCACTCATAGGAGAAGACCCCACTACCACCGGAAACGGAAACTTCTATCGCTCCATCTGCTGCACCACAGGCTGAGATGGGGGTCACATTATCCTCTGTAATGATAACATCCACCGGTTCGGTAAATACTACTGAATAAGTGGCAGTACACGCACTCACATTATCCGTTACGGTCAGGTCATAGGTGCCTTCACTCAATCCGCTCAGGTCTTCAGTAGTAGCAGTAAACCCATCAGGACCAGTCCAGGCATAGGTGTAGTCACCACTTCCATCAAGGACAGAAATATCCACTGCCCCATCGTTACTACCACAAGCTGAAATAGGCGAGATAGCTTCTTCCTGAACAGAAATACCAGTGGGACCTCCTACCTCTGCGGTAAGGGTGGTTTGACAGGTACTGTTATCATCAGTGACAATCACTTCATAAGTACCGGGGGCCAGGCCACTCAGGTCTTCATCAATAGAGGTGAAGCCATCAGGACCGGACCAGGCAAAGGTAAATGTACCGCTGCCACCCGTTATACTAATGTCTATTGATCCATCATTCGCACCACAAGCAGACACGTCAGACGCGTTGTCAACCTGAGCAGTAAAATCAATTGGATCAGCTAAGGAAGTGGAATAAGTAGCTATACATCCTGAAACATCATCAGTTACCACGAGATCATAGGTACCGGGTGCCAGGCCGCTAATATCTTCAGTAGAAGCAGTAAAACTATCTGGTCCGGTCCAGGCAAAACTGAATGTACCGCTACCGCCCGTGAGGGAAATTTCGATAGCTCCATCTGACGCCGAACAGGCTGAAACCGGAGTTACGTTGTCTTCCTGGATGGTAAAGTCAACCGGTTCAGAAATAGTAGCTGTATAGCTTGCAGAGCAATTAGTAATGACATCTGTAGCTATTAACTCATAGGTACCAGCAGTAAGTCCGCTGATATCTTCTGTGGAAGCGGTAAAGCCATTTGGTCCGGTCCACAGGTAGTCAAATGTACCACTACCACCTGTTACAGTTACAGTTATACTTCCGTCTGCAGCTCCACATGAACTAACATCAGCTACAGCATCTTCTGCTATACCGGGAACGGGAGATACGGTGAAGATTTCAGCGTTAGATGTGACCGGGGAATTCGTCACACATGTAGCAGTTGGATCAGCAGTTAACACCACAGTTACCTGATCACCGTTTACTAACGTGTTGGTTGTATATACTGGATCTGTTATACCTGGAATGGTTACGCCGTTGAGCTGCCATTCATAGGTAGGGTTAGCCCCGGCTTCGGTAGGCGTAGCCGTTAGGGTAACTTCATCTCCTTCGCATATTTCGGTCCTATCAGCAGACAAGGTTACATCAGCTACAAGAGTCGAGGTAACAGAAATAGTTACTGTATTAGATGTTACAGGACTATTAGTTACACAAGACGCTGAAGGGTCTGCCGTGAGGACAGCGAAAACCTCGTCTCCATCAGAAAGGCTGCTCGTGCTATAGGTATCGCTAGTGGAGCTATTATCCTCCACTCCATTAACAAACCACTGGTAAGTCGGATTAGCTCCGGCATCCGTACCGACGGCTGTAAAGGTTACAGTCTCACCGGCACATACAAAGGTCTGATCAGCTGATACAGTTACACTAGCAGTGAGGGCGCCAGGTACATTAATAGTAACAGGGTTACTGGTTACCGGAGCTGCCGATCCGCATGCAAAAGCAGGGTCCGGAGTTACACTCACTGTAACTATATCTCCATCCACAAGGCTATTATTCTGGTAGGTATCACCACTGCCGGCCGGGTCAGTCACTCCACTGACAAGCCATTCGTATACAGGGCTATCCCCGCCATTAGTTACGCTGGCAGTAAAAGTAACCGTTTCACCGGCACAAATATCTGTCCTGTCTGCTGTAAGATCCACTAAGGTCTGTGGATTGGTA
It contains:
- a CDS encoding gliding motility-associated C-terminal domain-containing protein, producing the protein VEVIRNQQATADAGTDVVICEGEDVTLNGSIGGSATSLQWTTLGDGTFGDDLSASTTYTPGTGDLANGSVQIVLNSDDPDAAGPCTIASDTLTITIGGGAVVNAGTDQAICEGDEVALNGSIGGAATSATWNTNGSGVFADPNSLSTTYIPSAADVAAGNVLLTLTTDDPAGACTEESSTINVTIQPVNGDEVTYGNETWIGYVYQGENFDTYRGYIENTDIAGAGNGSAYDDPSDAFNYDLITDPVNGPNVCGSYENSFSIRYRMRKTLPAGLYTFTVGSDDGLRFSIDGGTTWLIDDFELKAYSTSDTTVCLDGTYDFVIEYFERNGLSRLTYDVSPDTNPQTLVDLTADRTDICAGETVTFTASVTNGGDSPVYEWLVSGVTDPAGSGDTYQNNSLVDGDIVTVSVTPDPAFACGSAAPVTSNPVTINVPGALTASVTVSADQTFVCAGETVTFTAVGTDAGANPTYQWFVNGVEDNSSTSDTYSTSSLSDGDEVFAVLTADPSASCVTNSPVTSNTVTISVTSTLVADVTLSADRTEICEGDEVTLTATPTEAGANPTYEWQLNGVTIPGITDPVYTTNTLVNGDQVTVVLTADPTATCVTNSPVTSNAEIFTVSPVPGIAEDAVADVSSCGAADGSITVTVTGGSGTFDYLWTGPNGFTASTEDISGLTAGTYELIATDVITNCSASYTATISEPVDFTIQEDNVTPVSACSASDGAIEISLTGGSGTFSFAWTGPDSFTASTEDISGLAPGTYDLVVTDDVSGCIATYSTSLADPIDFTAQVDNASDVSACGANDGSIDISITGGSGTFTFAWSGPDGFTSIDEDLSGLAPGTYEVIVTDDNSTCQTTLTAEVGGPTGISVQEEAISPISACGSNDGAVDISVLDGSGDYTYAWTGPDGFTATTEDLSGLSEGTYDLTVTDNVSACTATYSVVFTEPVDVIITEDNVTPISACGAADGAIEVSVSGGSGVFSYEWVSDNGFTSSDEDISGLQSGTYDLTVRDNVTGCSVTYSTTLTDPIDFTIQEDAKTQVSACGAADGAIEITVAGGSGVFSYEWTSDNGFTSTSEDITGLSPGTYDLSVRDNITGCIDTYSATISDAVDFTIQEDAVTQVSGCGASDGAIEITVAGGSGVFSYEWSADNGFSSTDEDISGLSAGNYVLTVRDNVSGCEASYSVSLTQPSGISVTEDIVSDVTACNIDDGEIAITVENGSGDYTFAWTGPDGFTSTDEDLTGLANGTYDLVVTDNVSGCTATYSATISEPVNFTITEDAITAISACGAADGAIELTVASSDPVSVLTYNWTGPNGFTASTEDISGLSAGVYTLTVRELSEECSDTYTIELTDPVDFTINEESVTDITGCNTADGAIDISVSGGSGVFSFDWTGPNGFTASGEDLSGLDVPGDYTVSVYDNIGGCRAEATFTVNSAVEVTNPSVSLTADKAIACQGEEITFTAAFSDAGANPTFDWFVNGVETLTAAGPQITLNSLANGDEVSVVLNVDPSVACPAATEVNAGPVAVTIRSIGDPECGSVSIDCGLFTVTLENDKLILPTCSTNDDGLLAFAVSGGNAPYILTLRNDSLSYLTSLPGNLEGDGKARFEFPDLAAGNYTYTVQDSDGAICSLPVTLRNATRITASASGFVDAACYGENTGQARLNIANHTGGSAEYSFDGGAQWYSFVDNQVVNNLPPNGIYTILVRDDATDQCPAEVSVTINSASPAIELSQEITTETPADCNPNVTVGVINIGTVSGGNGGPYTFTIDDKEDPQPVPADGRISGISRNDNLLIVYDGSGCSMPFAIDVDVPGAIEAEVIELTVDECSGSEERGIAVVIDTDRTDAPGPYELVLNNADTPDEGEVYAIPSSNELEVRGLDKGVLYRWTVRSAAINSCSDDGEIRLTSGTTPVAFEAEEVCSADGRPSVLFTNFSGEYGTAANPLQVYVYEQTGLDPVYTFAKNAIILDDFEINSNQFAWEPGGYKIYVTQRQGSCDVSSEPVFVTISSPLTAEIIETSISLPDEPTGSVSIEVPPTAGTPGYSASIYHTQPTFQDRMTSPILDLPLNVNPDGDYQLTFTDLYPGNYLVVVQDAKGCTYELEDSLGYDDSIFVPNVFTPNGDGSNPVFYIRNLPSEGAGVVITNRWGRTVYQSENYQNDWDGGDETEGVYYYEVRMPSGQILTGWVEIWRGPAY
- a CDS encoding acyl-CoA reductase yields the protein MNLSQRIEAFTRLGDAIRSLSDDEIDSLSLRAQGKNNWFTFNNIRQALLGCVYMLDKEKLTQWTSTYTLDPSQPKKIGVVMAGNIPLVGFHDFLSVLISGHHLYSKLSSQDPYLLPYLADKLIAIEPTFRDRIHYPELLKEVDAVIATGSDNTSRYFEYYFSKVPNIIRKNRSSIIVLTGEETDDELRKMGKDIFSYFGLGCRNISKVFVPEGYKFNRLYENLEGYEEVRNHHKYVNNYDYNKSIFLVNIVPHFDNGFLLIRESKEMVSPISVLFYEEYKDLNSLNNSLDANADKIQCIVSSEETLKDSIAPGKAQEPELWDYADGVDTLAFLSKL